Below is a window of Frigoribacterium sp. SL97 DNA.
CGTCGTCACCGACGCCTGCGCGGCCCCCGACCTCGTGCACGGCGGGAGGACCGTCGCCGGCCGCGACGTGCACGCCGCCTTCATGGCCGCCCTCGACGGCAGCTTCGCGACCGTCGTCACGAGCGAGGCGCTGCTCGCCGCCTGAGCGGCCTGGGTGACGCGGGACACCGCGTGACGCCCCTGGCCGCCCCGCCCGGCGTCGGGGCGCCGGGCGCCGAGCACCGGGCGCCAGACGCCGGACGCCGGACGCCGGACGCCGAGCGCCGTTCCGTGCCGCTCCGGGTCTTCCCGCCACGAAGTGAACACCCCGCCATCTTTTTGCGTGGCGGGGTGTTCACTTCGTGGCGGGGTGGCGGGGTGGCGGGCCGGCCGGACGGCGGGACGGCCGGCCAGCGGTGCCGGCGGGCCGGCAGCTCGGCGGCGGCGCCGGTGCCGACGCCTGCTACCCCCGACGCCTGCTCGCCACCAGCGCGACCACGAGCCCGGTGATGACGGTGGCGCCGACGGCGTTGGTGACGCGGGCCCGGCGGCGGTAGCGCTGGTGGGCCTGGTCGGTGGCCTCCATCGCGGCGATCGTGACGGTCTCGGCGACGTCGCGCACGGTCTTCTCGGCCCGGTCGGCGATCACCTCGGCGCGGTCGACCAGGTCGTGGGCCGACGACCCGGCCCGGTCGGTGACGTCGCGCACCACGGTCTCGGCCCGGCCCGCGAGGTCGTGCAGGGCACCGCGTGCCACGGGCGGCACGACGTCGGAGGTGTCGATGAGTTCACGGGCCCGTCGTGCGGCGCGGGTGACGAAGTCGTCGGGGTCGGTGGTGCTCATGCGGCTCTCTCCGTTCGCCCGTGCACGGGCGCCACGGGTCCCCGCCATCGTGCTCCCCTCCGGGTGATGAGGGTGCGCACGACCGGCACCGCCGGGCCGCAGGAGGCGCGGGTCGCGTCCCCGAGGACGTCCCCTCCCCCACGCACCACGCACCACGCCAGGATGTGAGCACAGCGCCAGCCCTTGTCCTGGCGTCGTGCCCACAACCTGGCGTCGTGCCCACATCCCGGTGTCGGCCGATCCGCAGCACCCGACCCCACCAGCCGCACGGCACCGCACCGCGTCGCCGTCGAGCGCGCAGACTGGCCTCTGACCCTCCGACGGAACGAGCCACTCCCCCATGACCACCACCGTCCTCCTCGCCGGCGCGACCGGCGACCTCGGCCAGCGCATCGCCCGCGAGCTGCTCCGCGACACCACGGACGACGTGCGCCTGCGCGTCCTGACCCGCCCCGGCAGCACCGGCGCGACCACGCTGTTCGGTGACGACGACCGGGTCGAGGTGACCCGCGCCTCCTACACGGACGTGCCCGCCCTGACCGACGCCGCCCGCGGCGCCGACGTCGTCGTGTCCGCCGTCAGCGGCACCCGCTCCGTGATCGTCGACGCGCAGCGCGCCCTCCTGAAGGCCGCCGTCGCGGCGGGCGTGCCCCGGTTCGTGCCCTCCGACTACTCGGCCGACTACCGCAGCATCCCGCCGGGCAGCAACCGCAACTTCGAGCTGCGTCGCGAGTTCGCGGCCGACGTCGACGCGGCCCCGATCCGGGCGACGTCGGTGCTGAACGGCATGTTCACCGACCTGCTGACCGGGGACGCACCCCTGGTCCTGTTCGACCGGAAGCGGGTGCTGTTCTGGTCGTCGGCCGACCAGGTGCTCGACTTCACGACCAAGGACGACGTCGCCCACGTCGTCGCCCGGGTCGCGCTCGACCCCGAGGCGCCGCGCGTCGTGGAGGTCGCCGGCGACCGGGTCACGGCCCGCCAGGTCGCCCGCACGATGAGCGAGCTCACCGGCACGTCCTTCAAGCCGCAGTGGGCCGGCACGACCGGGACCCTGTCGGCGATGGCGGCCGTCATGCGTCGCACGTCGAAGGGCGACGACACCTTCCCCGCCTGGCAGGGCATGCAGTACTTCGTCAACATGTTCAGCGGCGACGCGCAGCTGAGGCACGTCGACAACGATCGCTACGGTCCCGCACGCTGGACGACCGTCCGCGACGTCCTCGCGACACGGACCGGTGCCGCGCCGCGTTCTTCGGTGTCGACTCCCGCCTGACCAGGGGACGAGGAGGCGCGGGTCGCCGACCCGGGACGCCGCCCGAACCTGCCCGCCGCGCTTGCCTGCCCGCCCGCGCCTGCCCGCGCGAGCTTGCCCGCCCGCCCGCGCCTGCCTGCCCGCCCGCGCCTGCCCGCCCGAGCCTTCCCGCGACGAGAAAACGGTGGCCCTTCCCCCCGACGGGTAGGGCCACCGTTCATCGCCGAGTGGTGAGCAACGGCGGACCTCCACGGTAGGCAGCGACCGAGCCGGGCCACCATCCGCCGGACGCGGGGTCCCGGCCGATTCGCGCGAGGAGGTGTTCTGCCCGCCCCCGAGGGTCGGTAGGGTCGAAAGATGCTCGCGGAGGGTCCAGAAGTGTTCGCCGGACACCGCGTCGCCACGTGTCACGGCGTCGACGAGGCACGACGCGTCCTCGGCGAGGCCTTCCTCCCCGTCGAGTTCCCGACGGCGAGCCCCTCCGGCCACCTCGGGCTCGAACTGAACGCCGTGAGCACGGGCCGGTTGACGCTCGGCTACATGAGGTTCGACCGGGCCGTCCGCCTCCGGACGGCCGAGCCGGACAACTACCACGTCGACATCCCCACGGCGGGTCGGGCCGTCCTGCGCGCAGCCGGCGGGCGGCGGGTCGACGCGACACCCTGGTCCGGAGGCGTCTTCATGCCCGGCCGACCGGTCGACCTCGACTGCGGCGACGGCTTCGCGCAGATCGCCCTGATGATCCCCCGCGCCGAACTGCAGCGCGAGCTCGAGGACCTGCTCGAGTCGACGTCCGTCGCCCGGCTCGAATTCGACGCGGAGCTCGACCTGGCGACGGGCGGACAGGTCGTGCTGCAGGCGGTACGAGTCGTCGACGAGGCGTCCCGGCGAGAGGACGGCGTCCTCCAGCACCCGCTCGCCGTCCGCAACCTCGAACGATCGCTCGTCCACGCCCTGCTCCTCTCGCAGGGCCACAACCACTCCGAGGCGTTGCGGGCTCCCGTGCCGCAGTCGGGCGGCCGGGCGGTCGCCCGCGCGATCGAGCTGCTGCGCGCCGATCCGGGCCGCGACTGGAGCGTGGCCGACCTGGCGGCGACGACCGCCACGAGCGTCCGCAGCCTGCAGGAAGGCTTCCGCCGGGCCCTCGACACGACCCCGACGGCCTACCTCCGACGGCTGCGGCTCGAACGTGTGCGCACCGACCTGGTCGCCGCGGGACCCGGGGACTCGAGCGTCACCGACGTCTCGGCCCGCTGGGGGTTCACGCACCACGGTCGCTTCGCCGCGGCCTACGCGGAACGGTTCGGCGAGCGCCCCTCCGACACGCTCCGCGCCTCGTCCGGTCGCTGAGCGGGGACGAGGAGGCGCGGGTCGCCTCGATCGGGGAGCCCGCTACCGTGGGCGCATGAGCACCAAGGCCTGGGAAGACCGCGTCGCCGCCCTCTGGGCCGACGAGACCGTCGACGACGAGCAGCGCATCGAGCGCATGACGGCCCTCGCCGCCGACGCTCCGCACCCCGCGCTGGGCGAGTTCGAACTCGGGGGTGCGCACGACTCCGGGGGCCGTGAGGCCGAGGCCCACGTGCACTACGCCGCGGCGACCGTGGCCGGCCTCGACGCCGTCGACCCGACCCGGGCTGCGCAGATGGTCGTGCAGCACGCCTCGACGCTGCGCAACCTCGGCCGGGTCGACGAGGCCATCGCCATGCTGCGCGACGCTCCCGAGCACCCCGCCACCGGAGCCGCACCGAGGGTCTTCCTCGCGCTCGCCCTGCACAGCGCCGGCCGCTCCGACGAGGCCCTGCGGGTCGCGATCGAGGCCGTCGAGCCGACCCTCCCCCGCTACCACCGCTCGGTCCGCGCCTACGCGGCCGCGCTCACCGGGGACTGACCCGTCCACGGACCGGCCGAGGCACCGACCCGGCGCCGAGATGGCCACCGGCCCGTGCCGCCCGTAAGGTTGTCACGACATACGTTCGGCTGAGGGGACCACATGACCGACGCGAAGCTTCCGGCCGACCTCTTCGCCGACCTCGACCGCAGCAGCCCCATCCCGTTGTGGTTCCAGATGTCCACGCGGCTCGAGGCGGCGATCCTCGGGGGCCAGCTGCCGGCGGGCGCTCGACTCGAGAACGAGGTCGGACTCGGCGAACGTCTCGGCCTGTCGAGGCCCACCGTCCGGCGAGCCATCCAGGAGCTGGTCGACAAGGGGCTCGTCGTCCGGAGGCGCGGGATCGGCACCCAGGTCGTCCACGGACCCGTGACCCGCAACGTCGAGCTGACCAGCCTGTTCGAAGACCTGACCGACAGCGGCAAGGCCCCGACGACACGTCTGCTCGCCCATCAGGTCGTCGCGGCCGACGAGAAGACCGCCCTGGCTCTCGGCATCGAGGTCGGCGACCGGGTCAGCCACGTGCGGCGCCTCCGCTTGGCGGACGGTGTCCCCGTCGCGGTGCTCGAGAACTACCTGCCGCTCGACCTCGCCCCGTTCTCAGACGCCGACCTCGCCGCCCAGGGCCTGTACCAACTGCTCCGGGCCCTCGGCGTCACGATCCGGGTGGCGAAGCAGCGGATCGGGGCCCGGGCCGCCCACGCCGACGAGGCCCAGCTGCTCGAGATCGAGCCGCGCGGGGCCGTGCTGACCATGACCCGCACGGCCTACGACGCGTCGGGTCGGGCCGTCGAGGTCGGGCACCACTGCTACCGGCCCGACCTCTACTCGTTCTCGATCACCCTCGTCGACAAGTAGCCGCCGGGCACCGCGCGCCGCGCACCCGACGGCGGGCGTCATCGGTTGCGCGGTCCGGGACCCTGCCGCTCAGCCGGCCTGTGCCGCGGCCGAGGGCACCGTCAGTTCACCGGTCACGTACTGGGCCACCCCGAAGCCGAACGACCAGTCCTGCGGACCGTTCTCGACGTAGCCGATGAAGACGTCCTCGCCGGCCACGCCCACGGCCTCGAGGCCTGAGGCGATGCGGGCGTACAGAGCCTGTTTCGCGCCGTCGGTGCGTCCCCGCTGGGTGAAGATCTGGATCATCACGACTCCGCCGGAGCGTTCGAAGCCGAGCCCGGCGTCCTGGGCGATGATGCGACCAGCCGGCAGTTCGTTGATCACCTGGAAGCGGTCGCGAGGCGGGATGCCGTAGACGTCGACGATCGCGTCGTGGACGGCGTCGGCGATCGCCGTGATCTGATCGGGGCTGCGACCGGGCAGGAGGTCGATGCGGACGAGGGGCATGGGTTCTTCTTTCGTCGGGTGTGGTCGGGGATGGTGAGGTGCCGCAGGTGCCGCAGGTGCCGCAGGTGCCGCAGGGACCGCAGGGGCCGCAGGGGCCGGGCGGATCGGCGGCTCAGGCGCGCGCCGCGGCGTCGATGCGCGCCAGGATCTGCTCTCGTTGGTAGCGACTGACGCCGTCGACGGCTTCGTCCTCGGCGAAGACGCTCGAGACGGCGATCGTGTCGTCGCGATCGAAGAAGCCCAGCCCGTGCAGGCCGCCGAAGAAGCCGTCCCAGTCGACGTCACCGTCCCCGATCTTCAGGTGCTGGTGGACGCGGGCCGCGTTGCCGGGCGGATTGCTGATGTACCTCAGCCCGTGCGAGCGGCGGTGGTCGAACGTGTCGGCGATGTGGACGAGGCCGAGTGACTGCCCCGCGGCGGCCATGATCCCGGCCATGTCGCCGCCGTAGTGGAAGGTGTGGCACGCGACGTAGGCGAGACCGACCTGCTTCGTGTTGAGGCCGCGGATGACCCGGAGGGCCTCGAGTCCGTCCTCGACGAAGTCGTCCGGGTGCGGGTCGATGAACACGCGGATGCCCTCGCGTTCGAGGACGGGCAGCAACTCTTCCATCGACCAGTAGAACTGACGCTCGGATTCTTCGGACAGCTCGGGACGACCACTGAACTCGGTGTTGATCACCTCGACGCCGAGGCGGGCGGTGATCTCGATCACGCGCTTCCAGTGCTTGACGGCAGCCCGACGGGACTCCTCGTCGGGACCGGACCACCGCAGGACGGGCAGGACGGACGCGATCTCGACCCGCGCCTCCTTGCAGGCCGCCGCGAAGGCGTCGACGAGGTCGTCGTCGGCCTTCGGGTGCCGGAAGAACGGGATGAAGTCGCGGTGCGGGGTCAGCTGCAGGTGGTCGTACCCCAGTTCGGCGACCTTGGCGGGCAGTTCGAGCAACGAGTGGCTGTGGTGCAGCGGAGTGGGGTCGAGGGCGATCTTCACCATCGGTCACTCCCCCGGCGAGACGACGCCGGGCAGGTCGTAGAACGACGGCTTGGGCATCGCGTAGTCGACCTCGACGCGCCGACCGGTCTTCTGGGCCTCGACGCCGGCGGTGGCGACGACGCTCGCCAGGTAGCCGTCCCAGGCGCTCGGACCGTCGATGGTGCCGCGGTGCGCGGCGTCGACCCAGCGCTGCACCTGGGTGTCGTAGGCGGCGCCGAAGCGCTCCTTGAACGTCGGTGGCACGGCCACGGCCGACCGGGCGGCCGTGGTGAGCTGGAGCCCGGTCTCGCGCCCGATGGAGGCGACGCCGCTCTCGAAGACGGCGTCCGTGGTGACCTGGTAGCCGAACTGGATGTTGACGTTGATCTCGACGATCGCCATCGTGCCCGACTCGGTCTCGAGGATCACGAACTGCGGCTCTCGGAGCCCCTCGGGCGCGAGCGAGTTGCGGCGGGGCTTCTTGACCTCGACCGCGACGATCGGCTCACCGGCGATGAAGGGGACGGCGTCGATCTCGTGGATGACGGAGTCGAGGATGAGCATCTCTTCTGAGTAGCTCGGCGGGGTCGTGGCGTTGCGGTGGGCGCAGTGCAGCGCGAGCAGGGCGCCGTGCTCGCCGGACGCGACGAGGGCCCGGAGGTCTCGGTACCCCTGGTCGAAGCGACGCATGAAGCCGACCTGGATGTGCGGCCGGTCGAGCTTCTGCTCGGCCTCGAGCACGCGGAGCGAGGCGGCCTCGTCGGTGGTGAGGGGCTTCTCGCAGAGGATCGCCAGCCCGCGGTCGAGTGCGGGCAGGAGGACGGCCTCGTGGAGGAAGCCGGGGGTGGCGATGATGACGGCGTCGATCTCGGTGGCGGCGAGCGCCTCGTCGAAGTCGGCCGCGGTGATCGCGCCGGGGGCGGTCGCCGCCGCGGCGTCGGCACGAGCGGTGTCGGGGTCGACGACGGCGACGACGGTGGCCCCGCTGATGGTGGACGTGATGCGGGCGACGTGGTCGGCGCCCATCATGCCGGCACCGACGACGGCGACGCGGAGGTCGGGGGTTGTGGTGGTCACGGGTGTTCTCCTTCGGGGCGGGGGTGTCAGCGGCGGGACGTCAGACGAGACGGGAGCGAGGCGAGCAGCTCATGATGTGCTCACGCGTGCGGGTCGCGATCCCGAGGGGAAGGTCGATCGATTCGACCGGGAACATGTCCTGCTCGACGATGGCGAAGATCTCGGGATCGATGCGGCTGACCGCGTCGAGCACCGGGGCCAGCTCGGGCACGCCTCGGGGCGGCTCGACCATGACCCCCTGCGCGACCGCGTCCCCGAAGGGCACGTCGTTCTTGAGTACGGTGAACCGCAGGTCGGAGTCGACCTGCTTGAGGTGCAGGTAACCGATGCGGTCGGGGTACTCCTCGACGAGGCGCACGGAGTCACCGCCGTAGTAGGCGAAGTGCCCGGTGTCGAGGCACAGGTTCGTGTAGCGCACGTCGGTCTCGGCCAGGAACCGCTCGGTCTCTCGGTACGTACCGACGTGGCTGTCCGCGTGGGTGTGGAACTGCTGCCTGACGCCGAATTCTTCGAGGAGCGCCTTGCCGAGCTTGTCGTGGCCGGCGCCGAGCGCCGCCCACTGGTCGTCGGTGAGGGTGCGGGCCTCGAGTACCTCGCTCGTGGCGTCGCTGCGCCAGAGGTCGGGGATGACGACGAGGTGCTCGGCACCGAGCTCCGAGGCGAGGCCGGCGACGGCGAGCGCTTGGTCCCACGCGCGTCGCCACTGGTCGTCGCCCTTGTGGAACCCGGTGAAGACCGTCCCGGCGGAGAGCTTGAGGTCGCGCCGACCGAGCTCGTCCTCGAGCTGGTGGGGGTCGGTCGGCAGGTACCCGTAGGGGCCCAGTTCGATCCAGTGGTAGCCCGCCTGCTGGACCTCGTCGAGGAACCGCGGCCAGGGGATCTGACCGGGGTGCTCGGGGAACCAGACGCCCCACGAGTCGGGTGCGGTCCCGATGCGGAGCCCGTGCCCGCCCGGACCGGTGGGCGTGGCGTCGGGGTCGGTGACGGTGTCGGTCATGGCGGCGGTGCCTTTCGAGAGGGTGCGGGTGAGGTGTGGCGGTGTCAGCCGAGCAGCGGGCGTTGCGCGGCCCGCTGCTGGCGGTAGTCGGCCAGGGCGGCCGCGGTGCTGTCGAGGGTCGAGACCTGCGCGACCGGGACGTCCCACCAGCCCTCGCCGTCCGGGGCGTAGACGAGCGGATCGCTGTTCACGTGGATGAGCGTGCTGGTCGACGACGCCTTGGCCGCGGCGAGGGCTGCGGAGAGGTCGGCGACCGCGTTCGGCGTCGGTTCCACCTCGACGACGTCGAGCCCGTAGCTGCGGGCGTTCATCGCGAGGTCGACGGGCAGCACCTCGGTGCCCTGGAAGTCGAGGGAGTCGGGATCGAGCTTGCGGTAGAGCGTGCCGAAGCGTTCGGCCCCGACGGTCTCGGAGAGGTGGCCGATCGAGGCGTAGCCGTGGTTCTGGATGAGCACCACGATGATCTTGATGCCTTCGGCGACCGCGGTGACCAGTTCGGTGTGCAGCATGAGGTACGAGCCGTCACCGACCATGACGATGACGTCGCGGTCGGGTGCACCCCTCTTGACGCCGAGGCCACCGGCGATCTCGTAGCCCATGCACGAGAACGCGTACTCGACGTGGTACCCGAGCGGGTCGCGGACCCGCCACAGCTTGTGCAGGTCGCCCGGCAACGACCCGGCCGCCTGGACCACGACGTCGGTGGGGTCGCTGGCCGCCTGGACGGCGCCGATGATCTCGGGCTGGCCGGGCAGGGCCAGCCCGGACGGCTGGAAGGCCTCGTCGACGAGGACGTCCCACCTCGCCTTCTCGGTGGCCACGCGAGCGGAGTGCTCGTCGGGTACCCGATGCCCCGCGAGCGCCTCGGCGAGGGCGTCGAGCGTCTCGCGGGCGTCGGCGACGACGGGTAGCTGGGAGCCGTGCTTGTAGGCGTCGAACGACGTGACGTTGACGTTGACGAACCGCACGTCGGAGTCCTGGAAGGCCGTCCGGGAGGCGGTGGTGAAGTCGCTGTACCGCGTGCCGATGCCGATGACGAGGTCCGCCTCGGCGGCGATGCGGTTCGCGGCCGTCGTGCCGGTGGCACCGATGCCCCCGAGGTACTGCGGGTGGTCCCAGGCGAGGGACCCTCCGCCGGCCTGCGTCGTGCCGACGGGGATGCCGGTCGCCCGGGCGAAGGCGTCGAGCTGTTGCTCGGCGCCCGAGTAGAGGACTCCGCCGCCGGCGACGACGACGGGGCGCTTCGCGGCCTTGATCGCGGCGACGGCGCGTTCGAGCGGTCCCCGCTCGGGGACGGGGCGCCTGACGTGCCACTCGCGGGGTTGCAGGAACTCGTCGGGCACGTCCAACCACTCGGCCTGGACGTCCTCGGGCAGGGCGATCGTGACCGCGCCGGTCTCGGCCGGGTCGGTCAGCACGCGCATCGCGGCGAGCGCGACCGAGAAGAGCTGCTCGGGCCGGTCGATGCGGTCGAAGAACCGCGACAGCGGCCGGAACGCGTCGGTCACCTGCAAGGACGTGTCGTGGGGCAGCTCGATCTGCTGCAGCACCGGGTCGCTGACCCGGGTGGCGAAGGTGTCGCTCGGCAACAGCAGGGCCGGCAGCCGGTTCGTCGTCGCGAGCGCGGCCGCGGTGAGCATGTTGGCGGCACCGGGACCGACGGAGGCGGTGCTGGCGTAGGTCGCGCGCCTCCGGTGCATGCGGGCGTAGCCCACGGCCTGGTGGACCATCGCCTGTTCGTTGCGGGCCTGCAGGTACGGCATGAGCCCCGGACGGTCCACGTGGTACTGCTTGAGCGCCT
It encodes the following:
- a CDS encoding NmrA family NAD(P)-binding protein, with translation MTTTVLLAGATGDLGQRIARELLRDTTDDVRLRVLTRPGSTGATTLFGDDDRVEVTRASYTDVPALTDAARGADVVVSAVSGTRSVIVDAQRALLKAAVAAGVPRFVPSDYSADYRSIPPGSNRNFELRREFAADVDAAPIRATSVLNGMFTDLLTGDAPLVLFDRKRVLFWSSADQVLDFTTKDDVAHVVARVALDPEAPRVVEVAGDRVTARQVARTMSELTGTSFKPQWAGTTGTLSAMAAVMRRTSKGDDTFPAWQGMQYFVNMFSGDAQLRHVDNDRYGPARWTTVRDVLATRTGAAPRSSVSTPA
- a CDS encoding AraC family transcriptional regulator, translating into MFAGHRVATCHGVDEARRVLGEAFLPVEFPTASPSGHLGLELNAVSTGRLTLGYMRFDRAVRLRTAEPDNYHVDIPTAGRAVLRAAGGRRVDATPWSGGVFMPGRPVDLDCGDGFAQIALMIPRAELQRELEDLLESTSVARLEFDAELDLATGGQVVLQAVRVVDEASRREDGVLQHPLAVRNLERSLVHALLLSQGHNHSEALRAPVPQSGGRAVARAIELLRADPGRDWSVADLAATTATSVRSLQEGFRRALDTTPTAYLRRLRLERVRTDLVAAGPGDSSVTDVSARWGFTHHGRFAAAYAERFGERPSDTLRASSGR
- a CDS encoding tetratricopeptide repeat protein, producing the protein MSTKAWEDRVAALWADETVDDEQRIERMTALAADAPHPALGEFELGGAHDSGGREAEAHVHYAAATVAGLDAVDPTRAAQMVVQHASTLRNLGRVDEAIAMLRDAPEHPATGAAPRVFLALALHSAGRSDEALRVAIEAVEPTLPRYHRSVRAYAAALTGD
- a CDS encoding GntR family transcriptional regulator; protein product: MTDAKLPADLFADLDRSSPIPLWFQMSTRLEAAILGGQLPAGARLENEVGLGERLGLSRPTVRRAIQELVDKGLVVRRRGIGTQVVHGPVTRNVELTSLFEDLTDSGKAPTTRLLAHQVVAADEKTALALGIEVGDRVSHVRRLRLADGVPVAVLENYLPLDLAPFSDADLAAQGLYQLLRALGVTIRVAKQRIGARAAHADEAQLLEIEPRGAVLTMTRTAYDASGRAVEVGHHCYRPDLYSFSITLVDK
- a CDS encoding tautomerase family protein, yielding MPLVRIDLLPGRSPDQITAIADAVHDAIVDVYGIPPRDRFQVINELPAGRIIAQDAGLGFERSGGVVMIQIFTQRGRTDGAKQALYARIASGLEAVGVAGEDVFIGYVENGPQDWSFGFGVAQYVTGELTVPSAAAQAG
- a CDS encoding sugar phosphate isomerase/epimerase family protein, which gives rise to MKIALDPTPLHHSHSLLELPAKVAELGYDHLQLTPHRDFIPFFRHPKADDDLVDAFAAACKEARVEIASVLPVLRWSGPDEESRRAAVKHWKRVIEITARLGVEVINTEFSGRPELSEESERQFYWSMEELLPVLEREGIRVFIDPHPDDFVEDGLEALRVIRGLNTKQVGLAYVACHTFHYGGDMAGIMAAAGQSLGLVHIADTFDHRRSHGLRYISNPPGNAARVHQHLKIGDGDVDWDGFFGGLHGLGFFDRDDTIAVSSVFAEDEAVDGVSRYQREQILARIDAAARA
- a CDS encoding Gfo/Idh/MocA family protein, which produces MTTTTPDLRVAVVGAGMMGADHVARITSTISGATVVAVVDPDTARADAAAATAPGAITAADFDEALAATEIDAVIIATPGFLHEAVLLPALDRGLAILCEKPLTTDEAASLRVLEAEQKLDRPHIQVGFMRRFDQGYRDLRALVASGEHGALLALHCAHRNATTPPSYSEEMLILDSVIHEIDAVPFIAGEPIVAVEVKKPRRNSLAPEGLREPQFVILETESGTMAIVEINVNIQFGYQVTTDAVFESGVASIGRETGLQLTTAARSAVAVPPTFKERFGAAYDTQVQRWVDAAHRGTIDGPSAWDGYLASVVATAGVEAQKTGRRVEVDYAMPKPSFYDLPGVVSPGE
- a CDS encoding sugar phosphate isomerase/epimerase family protein → MTDTVTDPDATPTGPGGHGLRIGTAPDSWGVWFPEHPGQIPWPRFLDEVQQAGYHWIELGPYGYLPTDPHQLEDELGRRDLKLSAGTVFTGFHKGDDQWRRAWDQALAVAGLASELGAEHLVVIPDLWRSDATSEVLEARTLTDDQWAALGAGHDKLGKALLEEFGVRQQFHTHADSHVGTYRETERFLAETDVRYTNLCLDTGHFAYYGGDSVRLVEEYPDRIGYLHLKQVDSDLRFTVLKNDVPFGDAVAQGVMVEPPRGVPELAPVLDAVSRIDPEIFAIVEQDMFPVESIDLPLGIATRTREHIMSCSPRSRLV
- the iolD gene encoding 3D-(3,5/4)-trihydroxycyclohexane-1,2-dione acylhydrolase (decyclizing), encoding MTTKRLTVGQALVEFLANQWTVDGDVRERTIPGMFGIFGHGNVAGVGQALKQYHVDRPGLMPYLQARNEQAMVHQAVGYARMHRRRATYASTASVGPGAANMLTAAALATTNRLPALLLPSDTFATRVSDPVLQQIELPHDTSLQVTDAFRPLSRFFDRIDRPEQLFSVALAAMRVLTDPAETGAVTIALPEDVQAEWLDVPDEFLQPREWHVRRPVPERGPLERAVAAIKAAKRPVVVAGGGVLYSGAEQQLDAFARATGIPVGTTQAGGGSLAWDHPQYLGGIGATGTTAANRIAAEADLVIGIGTRYSDFTTASRTAFQDSDVRFVNVNVTSFDAYKHGSQLPVVADARETLDALAEALAGHRVPDEHSARVATEKARWDVLVDEAFQPSGLALPGQPEIIGAVQAASDPTDVVVQAAGSLPGDLHKLWRVRDPLGYHVEYAFSCMGYEIAGGLGVKRGAPDRDVIVMVGDGSYLMLHTELVTAVAEGIKIIVVLIQNHGYASIGHLSETVGAERFGTLYRKLDPDSLDFQGTEVLPVDLAMNARSYGLDVVEVEPTPNAVADLSAALAAAKASSTSTLIHVNSDPLVYAPDGEGWWDVPVAQVSTLDSTAAALADYRQQRAAQRPLLG